The genomic region TCCACCTCCTCCGGCGTGTGCATGTACTCGGTCCACAGGTTCCCCTGGACACCCACAACATACTGGTGCTGAGCAGGGGAGAGCTGGGACGGCGTCGGCTCGTAGGAGTAGACCACGGACAGCGGCAGGTAGCCGCCGATGGCCTCGGGCTCGTCGGAGCCACGAGCCTGGGCATAGTCCAGGTAGCAGTGCGTGGTCGGCGTCATCACCACATCGTGGCCGGCGTTTGCGGCCGCAACTCCGCCGCCGATTCCCCGCCATGACATGACCGCGGCCCCCGAAGCCAGTCCTCCTTCGAGGATCTCGTCCCAGCCGATCAGCCGCCGGCCCTTCTCCGTCAGGAACTTGTCGATGCGGCGGATGAAGTAGCTCTGCAGTTCGTGCTCGTCCTTGAGACCCTCAGCCTTCATACGCGCCTGGCAGCGAGGGCATTCCTTCCAGCGTGCCTTCGGGGCCTCGTCGCCGCCGATGTGGATGAAGGTGCTCGGGAAGAGGTCCAGCACCTCGGTGAGTACGTCCTCGACGAACTGGAAGACCTCTTCCTTGCCGGCGCAGTAGATATCGTCCTCAATGCCCCAGCGCGTGCGAACCTCAAAGGGCCCGCCGGTGCAGGACAACTCCGGATAGGCCACCAGGGCGCCGAGGGCGTGACCCGGCATCTCGATCTCCGGCACGACCGTCACGTGACGTTCGGCCGCGTAGGCAACGATCTCCCGAACCTCCTCCTGCGTGTAGAAGAACGGGCCATAGGGCGTGCCGTCGCCTTCCTTGCGGTTCCCCTTGACCGGCGATTCCCTGCGCACCGAGCCGACCTCGGTCAGCCGCGGGTACTTCTTGATCTCGAGGCGCCAGCCCTGGTCCTCGGTGAGGTGCCAGTGCAGGACATTCATCTTGTGGAGGGCCAGCAGGTCGATGGTCTTCTTGACGAACTCCACCGGCATGTAATGGCGGCCCACGTCCAGCATCAGGCCGCGCCAGGCATAGCTGGGCTTGTCCACGATCCGCGACGCCGGAACCATCCACTCGGGCCCGGTCTGCTTGGTGTTCGCGAAGACCTCCGGCGGGAGGAGCTGTCGCAGGGTCTGTGTGCCGTAGAACAACCCCGCGGCGGTCTGGGCCTCAATCAGAACCCGCCGGGTGTCAACCTTCATCTGGTAGCCCTCGTCTCCGAGAGCCTCCTGCGTTCCGCCGGGCAGCATGACGACAGCCTTCGTCGGAAGGCGACGCATGCCCTGGATGCGCTTTATGGGCAGTTCGAACCCGGTGGCAGGACTGAGGACCGCCTGCAGGTACTGGGCGACGGTCTCCGAGCCCTCGATCTGTGGATGATAGGCGATGATGGTGTCCGGTCCGAAGACGAAGCCCCCGGGACCGATTGCGATCTGCTGAGGCTGCGGGATCACCGCAGGGCGTGGCAGCGGCACCTCGGCAGTCGTGAGAGTGCCTAGAGCTAGTCCGATCATGATTACCCCTCGAACAAATTCTTGCGGCATGACATACACTCCAGCGCACGGGCCGCTCCCCTGACACCCAGGAGTTCGCCCGGCGGCAAAGCGTGTTCTCAAGCGACTATCTTGCCCGTCTTCGCAAGATACGTCAAGGGCGACACGCCGTCGCCGGGGGCCTGTGAGCCCTGTTCTCAGACCACTCGAACCTGCACGAACTTGACACACACCGGCGCAGGCACGGTCACTTCGAGACCTGTCGCCTCGGGTAGGCCCGTCTGCGGGTCGAGAGTGAAGGTGACCAGGTTATCGGTATCCTGATTCGCACAGATCAGGAAGCGTCCATCGGGAGACAGTGCGAAACCGCGGGGAGTCTTCCCCCCGCTGGGTACGTGGCCGACGAGGCAGAGCGACCCCTTCGCCGGGTCGATAGAGTTGACGACGATGCTGTCGTGCCCACGGTTCGAACCATACAGAAAGCGACCAGCCGGGTCCAGGTGCAGATCGGCCGCCCAGCTTGTGCCCTCATACCCCTCTGGCAGACCCGGCACCGTCTGCAGATGGTCGAGCCGACCGGTCTCGGCGTCGTAGGCAAAGGCTATCAGGGTGCTGTCCAGTTCGTTGATCAGGTACGCGAACCGCTGCGATGGGTGGAACACGAAGTGCCGCGGACCTGCTCCGGCGTGAACCTCCACATAGGGCACTGCAGCGGGCGTTAGCGCCCCCGTGGCGGCGTTAAGTTCGTAGACCATCACTCGGTCGATCCCGAGGTCCGCCACGAACACGAACCGGTTCGCCGGATCGACGGTGATCGAGTGGGCGTGTGGTCCCTCCTGCCGGCGGGGATTAGCGCTGGAGCCCTGGTGGCGAACCACGCAGGCGGCTTCTCCCAGGCGACCGTCAGGTTCCCTGGGATACACAGCCGCGCTGCCGTCGCCGTAGTTGGCCGTCAGCACCCACTTCCCGGTGGCGTCGAGGGTGACATAGCAGGGAACGGTGCCCTGCGCCGGCTGGGTGTTGAGCAGCGACAGCGCGCCCGTGGTCGCATCGAAGGCGTAGGCAGCCACAACGGCGTTCTTGCCGACGTTACTGGGCGCGTAGAGGTAGCGAAGATCGGCGGACAGGGCCAGGTAGGTCGGGCTTGGGATACCGCCTGCGGTGGCCAGCAGCTCCAGCCCTCCGGTCTCCGGCTCCATCTCATAGACGTAGATGCCCTCACAGGGGTAGTTCTTCGTGTAGGTCCCGGCGAGGACCAGGGTCCGGCAGTCGGTGGATTGCGTCATGGTATCTGCAGCTCCTTGCTCCTGCGATTGGGTGGCTCTCCAAGACTACGCCCGCTCTTCCTCTCGGTCGGTCGGCAGCGGTACAGGCGGCGTCAGAGCAGAGATGGCTTCCCACTGCTCCTCCGACATCTCATAGTCTCCCGCAGCCAGCGACGGCTCCAGTTGCTCGAGATTCCGCGCGCCGATGATGGGCGCCGTGACGGCCGGGTTCGCCTTGACCCAGGCTACTGCCAGGGTAACCGGCGACACTCCTGCCTCCCGGCTATACTCCACGAACCGCTCCGCGAGCGCGTAGTGCTCCTCGTCGGCATACCGTACCGCATAGCGCTCGTTGGTCGCCAGACGCCCGGCGGCGTCTTTGGCTGTCCGGCTGTACTTGCCGGTGAGAAGCCCGCCGCCCAGGGGGCTGTAGGTGATGACGCCCAGATCCTCCGAGGCCGCCAGCGGCAGAATCTCGATCTCCGCCGTCCGCTTCGCCAGGTTGTACATCGGCTGCACCACGTGAAGCCCCGAAAGCCCCAGCGTCTCTGCACGTCCCAGTGCTCGCGCAATCTGCCCGGCGGTCCAGTTGCTGACTCCGGCGTAGAGTACCTTGCCCTGACGAATCAGGTCCTCCAGGGCACGCAAGGTCTCGTCCACCGGCGTTTCGGGGTCACTATGATGACAGAACAGAATATCGAGCCGGTCGGTGCCCAGCCGTCGCAACGAGTCCTCCACCGACATCATGATCGTCCGGCGTGCCAGTCCCGGGCCGACGCGACCATCGTCCATGGTGAAGCCGACCTTGGAGGTGATGACCAGCTCGTCGCGGCACCCCTTCATAAGGCGGCCGAGGATCTCCTCGGCGAGGCCGAAGGAGTAGATGTTGGCGCAATCGAAGAAGTTGATCCCCGCCTCACGACACCGGGCGAACATCGTCGCTGAAGTCTGATCGTCCGCGTCTCCGCCGAAGGACATCGTGCCGAAGCACAGCCGCGACACACGCACACCGGTCTTGCCCAGCCTTGTGTACTGCATTCCTCGTACCTCCTCACATCGCGCTCCCAGGCCCGCAACGACGACACTCCGACGCTGAGCCTGGGGGATCGCTCTGGGTCCCTATTTCCGCCTCCGCAACGTCGGTCCCTTCGCAGCGAGCCCCCAAGCAGTCACAGTCCGGCAGGTGTACTCGCGGGGTGGGGCGAAGCAGTTCCCGCGTCGCTTATCCGATACTGCTTCCTCTTGCCATCACCGACAACGCAGGTCCAACACTTCCTGGGAGAACACCATGCCACGACGTCTTGCCTTCATCGCCCCCTCTGAGTTGGGGATTGTCGACTACGACGAGCCCGAACTGGCCCCGGGCCAGGTTCGGATCCGCACCGAAATCGCCTCCGCCAAGCACGGCACGAACCTCGGCATGACCGAGGGCAGCACCTTGCGAGATGCCCACTTCGACCCGCAGTGGCACCTGTTCCGCGAGAACGAACCGGCGCCGGCCGGCGCAGCGCCTCAGCCTCGTGGTATGGCCGGATGCACCGGCGTCGGCGTCGTCACCGAAGTCGCCGACGGAGTGACGCGCTGGAAGCCGGGCGACCACGTCTTTGGCTACCTTGACGTCCGCGAGACGAATGTGCGCGACGAGAGCAAGCTCTGGGAGCTCGGGACCATCGACCCCGAGGTCGCCCTCTGCCTCGATCCTGCCTACGTGGCTTTCCACAGCGTGCGGGAGTCCGGAGTCCGCTTCGGCGACAGCGTCGCGGTCGTCGGCCTCGGCGCAATCGGCCTCCTTGCGGTTCGCATGGCCCGTCTCAGCGGTGCCGAGGCGGTCTTCGCCGTCGACCCTCTCGCAATCCGCCGTGAGGTCGCCCTCGGTCTTGGCGCCGATGAAGCCCTCGATCCGACCGCTTGTGACGCAGGCCTCGTCATCCACGAGCACACCGGAACTCAGGGCGTCGACGTCGCCATCGAGGCCGCCGGAAGCTAC from Armatimonadia bacterium harbors:
- a CDS encoding zinc-binding alcohol dehydrogenase, which produces MPRRLAFIAPSELGIVDYDEPELAPGQVRIRTEIASAKHGTNLGMTEGSTLRDAHFDPQWHLFRENEPAPAGAAPQPRGMAGCTGVGVVTEVADGVTRWKPGDHVFGYLDVRETNVRDESKLWELGTIDPEVALCLDPAYVAFHSVRESGVRFGDSVAVVGLGAIGLLAVRMARLSGAEAVFAVDPLAIRREVALGLGADEALDPTACDAGLVIHEHTGTQGVDVAIEAAGSYHALDAAIRSTRVGGTVCMTGFYQGPANTVWFGREAHHNRLNFVVPHGCGWANLPRDYPRWDENRAHEAMVSLMRKGILTAPGVIQPILSLDEAPEVWSWVRREPERVVKFAVRF
- a CDS encoding lactonase family protein; the protein is MTQSTDCRTLVLAGTYTKNYPCEGIYVYEMEPETGGLELLATAGGIPSPTYLALSADLRYLYAPSNVGKNAVVAAYAFDATTGALSLLNTQPAQGTVPCYVTLDATGKWVLTANYGDGSAAVYPREPDGRLGEAACVVRHQGSSANPRRQEGPHAHSITVDPANRFVFVADLGIDRVMVYELNAATGALTPAAVPYVEVHAGAGPRHFVFHPSQRFAYLINELDSTLIAFAYDAETGRLDHLQTVPGLPEGYEGTSWAADLHLDPAGRFLYGSNRGHDSIVVNSIDPAKGSLCLVGHVPSGGKTPRGFALSPDGRFLICANQDTDNLVTFTLDPQTGLPEATGLEVTVPAPVCVKFVQVRVV
- a CDS encoding aldo/keto reductase, with the protein product MQYTRLGKTGVRVSRLCFGTMSFGGDADDQTSATMFARCREAGINFFDCANIYSFGLAEEILGRLMKGCRDELVITSKVGFTMDDGRVGPGLARRTIMMSVEDSLRRLGTDRLDILFCHHSDPETPVDETLRALEDLIRQGKVLYAGVSNWTAGQIARALGRAETLGLSGLHVVQPMYNLAKRTAEIEILPLAASEDLGVITYSPLGGGLLTGKYSRTAKDAAGRLATNERYAVRYADEEHYALAERFVEYSREAGVSPVTLAVAWVKANPAVTAPIIGARNLEQLEPSLAAGDYEMSEEQWEAISALTPPVPLPTDREEERA
- a CDS encoding beta-N-acetylhexosaminidase, which gives rise to MIGLALGTLTTAEVPLPRPAVIPQPQQIAIGPGGFVFGPDTIIAYHPQIEGSETVAQYLQAVLSPATGFELPIKRIQGMRRLPTKAVVMLPGGTQEALGDEGYQMKVDTRRVLIEAQTAAGLFYGTQTLRQLLPPEVFANTKQTGPEWMVPASRIVDKPSYAWRGLMLDVGRHYMPVEFVKKTIDLLALHKMNVLHWHLTEDQGWRLEIKKYPRLTEVGSVRRESPVKGNRKEGDGTPYGPFFYTQEEVREIVAYAAERHVTVVPEIEMPGHALGALVAYPELSCTGGPFEVRTRWGIEDDIYCAGKEEVFQFVEDVLTEVLDLFPSTFIHIGGDEAPKARWKECPRCQARMKAEGLKDEHELQSYFIRRIDKFLTEKGRRLIGWDEILEGGLASGAAVMSWRGIGGGVAAANAGHDVVMTPTTHCYLDYAQARGSDEPEAIGGYLPLSVVYSYEPTPSQLSPAQHQYVVGVQGNLWTEYMHTPEEVEYFGFPRACALAEIGWTPSQLKDYASFRERLVTHLKRLDQMQVNYRRLTPEPQVVARWTPGDAGEEWHEREWDITSAVREPGDYRVTFMFTHGTHRFDIEGVAMEVNGTPVGRDDHSGSSGARHRNNAYSFDVAQVIPGGRYTLRARVRTDGGFDSNGEIYVETVK